Part of the Myxococcales bacterium genome is shown below.
AAACCGGGCGAGGAGCGCCTCCGCACGTTCGCGATCGGCGCGGGACTCGCCATCGGGCACACACGACAACAGAACGTTGGCGCGCACCGACAAGCCGCGGAGCAACTGCGCGTCTTGGAAGACGAACCCCACGTTGCGGCGACGTACCTCCGACTTGTGGGCGTCTCGCAGACGGGACGTGGCGACGCCATCGATACGAACCTCTCCGCTGGTGGGCGCGAGCATGGCACCCAGCATCGCGAGCAGCGTGGTCTTGCCGCTGCCGCTCTGGCCTTGAAGCACCAGCAACTCGCCTCGATCGACGCGCAGCGACACGCCGTCGACAACCGTGCGACGCCCTCGACCATCGGGCACTCGTTTCACGAGGGCTTCGGCTTCGAGGGTCGCGCGCGCAGGCACGAGCGGCGTTGGCGGCGCGCTGGCCATCGTGCCGGGCGTGTTGGCGAGCATGGTGGCGAGCATGATGGCGAGAGATTGATAGGGCAGCGGGCGGGGGGATGCCTTCGTGTTCGGGCCGTGGTGGCTATTTTTTCAAAGTGTGCCACCATGTGCCTTCGTGACACGGGCGCCCTGGCTGGGGTGTTTGGCGTGCATCTACGTCGTTGAAATAACTAGTGGCACTGGTTGTGCTGAGGGTTCTTGGGGCGATGCGCACGAACGATCGACGAATCCGCTGGATGCTGGTGGCGAGCCTCACGGCCCTCGCCGCCGCGTGCACGCTGAATCCGCAGCCGATTCCCCCTGGCTTGACGGAAAAGTCGAGCGACGGGCCCGACGCCGGCGCGCCTTTCGCCGGCGCCGCAAGTGACGCCAGCACGACCACGAACCCCTCGGATCCGAATCGCGAAGGCGGCGTCGCCGAGGCGGATGCGAGCCCGCCGTCACCTCTTCTCGATGCGGGCGTTCAGCCCAGCGACGCGGGCGCCGACGCGACGCTCGACGCCGGGGCTGACGCCACCGGCGTCGCCAGCAGTGACGGAGGAGACGCAGGATGAAGCGGCGGCTCCTCTTAGCTTTGCTCGTTGTCGCTTCGGCGGCCGTCGCCTGTTCGTTGAATCCGCAGCCCATCCCTCCGGGCGTCGACGAGCCGGCCAACGCCGGCCGAAGCGACGCCAAAACCGGGAGCGACGCCGCGTCACCTCCGCAGGTCTCGACGGGCGGAGGCGACGCCGGTTCCGGGTCTCAAGGCTCGGACGCCGCTACGCCGGACGGCGCGAGCAACGGCGTCACGGATGAGGGGGGTGTGACCGACGCCGCCGCCGACGGCACCATCGCACCGGGCGACGCCGCGTCGGACGCCCCCGCCGACTGACGCGTCCGTTGGTCCGCGCCTCGAAACGCCGCTAACGCGTTCTTCAGGGCTTGGCAGCGCGTGAGACGACGTACTCGTCCATCACCGACGCCGCGATGTCCGCGAGGATGCCGTCAGTCACGCGCAATCGGCGCGAGAGGTTCCGCGCGATGTTCAGCGTGATGAGCGCATAGGCCTTGAGATCGTGTCGGTAGAGCGCGTCGAGATCTTCCGTCGTGATGCGCAAGAGCCTCGTGGGTCCGAGGGCACGAACGGTGGCGGAGCGCGTCTGGACGTCGATGAGCGACATCTCTCCAAAGCAGTCGCCGGGACCGAGGATCGCGATGCGCGTCGCGCGACCGCGGCGACTGCTCTTCAGCACCTCCAGCTCGCCATCGAGCACGACATACATCTCACGGGCCGCGTCGCCCTCGCGGAAGATGGCGTCGCCGGCGCCGACGCGCTGCGCCTTGAGCGACCGGGCGAGGTATTCGAGGACGTCCTCGAAGAGCGCACCAAAGAGCCCGATGTCCCTGAGCTGCGCCGCCGCGACCGGGGGATCGACGGGAATGCCTCGCTGCGAACTGCGTTCCGTCGTGTGCGCCATTCCTTGGGATTACGCCGCCTCGAGGGCAATGACAAGGAAGCGCTTCCGTCCACCACACGCGGGGGGCGCCGCGGCGGAGCCTCGCCCTCACCCCCGCGGCGAGCCGAGCGTTCGACTGAAGACCATCCGCGCGCGGCCCGGCCCCGCGTAGTCGGAGACCTCGACGGAGTCCCAACCGAGCGCCAGGTGAAACTGAATCGACCCTTCGTACCCGCGCGTCGTGATGGCCTTCATGCGCTCGCAGCCAGCGGCTCGACACTCGTCGGTAAACGTCTCGTAAAGGAGCCGGCCCACCCCTCGACGACGGTAGTCGGGGTTGATGCCGACGAGGTGCACGTACCCCGTCGAGACGGGCTCAGCGGCTACGAAGCCCAGCAGAAATCCGATCATGCCCTCGTCGGGATCTTCCGCGATGAGCGCGCGGGCTCCGAGCTCGTAGAAGAAAATCGGATGGGCGAAGGTGCTGATGGGGCCACCCCACCAGTGATCGATGACCTCAACGATGCGATCGAAATCGCCCTTGGTGATGCGACGGGTTCGCATGAGGGTGCAGCGTCCGACGGAACCGCCCCTCAAGCAAGCCCAACGGCGAAGGCGCCGGCTCCGCCTCGCGCAGAGCGATGGGGGCCTCAGCGGCGGAGACGGCGAACTTCCCTTCGTTTCACCTTACGCAAGGCACTATGCTGGCCGCCGTGCTCATCGCTCCGTCCATCTTGTCTGCCGACTGGACACGCCTCGGCGAGGAGGTGGCCCGCGTCGAGGCCGCCGGCGCCGACTGGCTTCACCTCGACGTGATGGACGGTCGTTTCGTGCCGAACATCACCATCGGACCCCCGGTGGTGAAGGCGCTGCGTCGCATCACGAAGCTCCCGCTCGACGTGCACCTCATGATCGTCGAGCCGGAACGTTACGTGGAGGCCTTCGCCGAGGCGGGCGCGGACACCATCACAGTGCACGTCGAGGCGAGCACGCACCTGCACCGAACGTTGCAGTCGATCCGCGCCCTCAAGAAGCGCGCCGGTGTCACGCTGAACCCGGCCACGAGCCACGAGACGCTCCGTTACGCGCTCGACCAGGCCGATCTGGTCCTCGTCATGAGCGTCAACCCTGGCTTCGGAGGGCAGTCGTTCCTGGAGCTCGTCTTGCCGAAGGTCCGCGCGATTCGCGAGATGATCGACCAAACGGGGCGGCCCATTGACCTCGAGATCGACGGCGGCATCGACGCGCGCACGGCGGCGTTGGCGGCAGAGGCCGGCGCCAGGGTCTTTGTAGCTGGAAACGCGGTCTTCTCGCGGCCCGACACGGCGGAGGCCATTCGCGGCATTCGCGATTCGGCGCTGCGCGGCGCCGCAAATGCGGGCCCCGCGTGAACAGGCACTCGCTCGCGGCGGTCACGGCGGTCGTCCTCGGTTGCTCGGGCGCCTCGCCCGCGCCGGCGCAAGAGCCAACGACAACGACGCCGCCACCCCTGGTGGCATCAACGCCGCTTGACGCCGGCGCGCCGGTGGCCCGCGTCGCCGCCGGCGGCGACGACACGCGCCGCATCGCGCGCATGCTAAAGAAGGTTTCCGAGGCGCGCGGTCTCGTCGCCAAGAGCGAGGTGCCGGGAAGAACCCTCGACCGAGTCGCGCTGCTCGACCGCGTGAAGGCCCACGTCGCCCGCGAGGTGCCCAAGGCGGCGATTCGCAACGAGGGCCTCTCCATGAAGCTCCTCGGCTTGCTGCCCACCAACTTCGACTACGAAGCCGAGACCTACGCGCTGCTCGAGGCGCAGCTCGCGGGCTACTACGAGCCCGCCGACCGCACGATGTACATGGCCGCAGACCTCGACGACGACAACGCAAAGGCGACGCTCGCGCACGAGCTCGTGCACGCGCTCCAAGACCAACACTGGGATCTGGGCGTGCGCTCAAAGTACAAGCCCGGCAAGAGCGACCTCTCGGCCACCACCTCGGCGCTAGCCGAGGGCGACGCCACGAGCGCCATGTTCGACGTGCTCATCGCGGGCTCGGGGCGCACGGCCATCGATCTGCCCGCCGAGGTCTTCACGCAACAGATCATGGCCAACGTCAGCTCGGGGCCCAGCGCGCGGGCTCCGCACGCGATGCGCGTCGCGCTGGTGGCGCCCTACGTCTTCGGCACGCTCTTCGTCCACGCGCTACGCACGAAAGGCGGCTGGCCGCTCGTGAACCGCGCCTGGGCCGAGGGCGTTCAGTCCACGGAGCAAATCCTCCACCCGGAGAAGTGGCTCGCCAAGGAGGCGCCGCTCGTCGTCCCGGCCCCCGACGCGCAGAGCTTCGGCGCCGGCTTCTGCGAGCTCGACACCGACACCTTCGGCGAGCTGGGCCTGCGGCTCACCTTCGGCGAATGGATCGACGAGTCGCGCGCCGAGAGCATCGCGCGCGGGTGGGGGGGTGATCGCGCCACGCTCGCCACGAGGGGCGACGAGGTGGCCTTGGCACTCCGAATTGTCTACGACGAGAAAGCCGGGTCGAAGCGGCGCACCGGCGCCGAGGCGGCGTTCGCGGCGCTCGTCGAGGGCTTCGAAGCCAAACAGGTCGGCGCTGCCAAGGCGGGGGCGAAGAGCGCGAAGAGCCAGACCTTCGCGTGCTTCGAGCGGCCCGAGACGGGTCCACTCTCGTTCCTCGTGAAAGAGCGCGAGCTGATCCTCATCGCAGGGCCGACGCGAACGGGCGCAAGCTCGTGGACCGCGACCGGTCAATGCAAGAACGCCCGCGTCGTCGCGGACACGATCCTTGGCCAGAAGCGGTGACGGGCTTTCACGGCCAGGCGCGGCGCCGCGCGCATCCCCGCGGATTATCCGAGCGCCGCGCGCCGGAGCGCGTCGTTCCGCATCGAGCGAGGTGACCTCGCATCAACGTTCCCCCGTCGACGGGGGACGGCCGAAGGCGCACCCAATCCGGCGAGGTGTGCAGTCGCGCTCAAGCACGAGGCGCGAGTTCCGGATGCCGGCCGGCGCAAAAATGCTCAGCGAAGGGTCTCGCTCGCTGACGAACATGTTGTCCCGGAAGACGAACCGACAGTCCGGATCTCCGCGTTCGCACGCTCCGAGGATGAGGCTCGCGCCGGGGCGTGCTGGGCCCTCGATGCGAATCGACAGAGTGGAATCGCTGCTCACGAGCCGTCCCCCGAGGTAGGTCCATCCAAACGCGGGCGACGGGGACGGGTACAGCTCCATGGCGTAGAGCTTCGCCCCCGCGGCGGCGAGGGGACGACGCTCCGCATCGAGCGGCACCATGGCAACGTCGCTCAGGCGAAAACCGCCCGTGTCGAGAGACTGCGCCAACACCAAGGCCGTGGGCGGCGCACCGACAAGCTCATCGTTCGCGGTTCCTGATTCTGAATCCTCGAACGAGGGGTCGGCAGGCGCGCAGGCGGCTAGACCGACAAGCAGGGCGAAACCGGATGCTCGAATCATGGGCTGGCTCACGCAATCCATGTGCCGGCACGACGCTCGCGCCTTCGGCTCCGCCGCCGACGCATTCGCGTGAGTCTCCGCTTCGTACCCGAGCGCGACCCCCGCCGTACCGACGCCATCGCCCGCTACAGCCCCCAGCGCGTGGGGAGGTTACGCTTCGCGCTCGGCGTCACTCGACGGCGCAGCCGTCCACCACGCGCCGTCCCTCGAAGTCGAGGAAGAAGCCCGTGTCGCGGAAGAGCGGGAAGTCGAAAGTGAGCTGCGCGCTCCAACGGGGCGCGGCGTCACCGAGGTAGACCGTCAGCGACAGGAGGGCCTGCGCCGCCTCCGGCTCGTCGACGAGCGGAGGAAAACGTTCGGCGAGGGCCGGCGCGAGCGTGCCACCCCAAGAGCCGCGGAGGAACTCGCGCACCTTCGCGAGCCGAGCGATGCACGCCTCCGTGGGCGGCGCGTCGAGCTCGACGCGAACGGGGAACGGATCGCGGATGCCGACGTTCACGTGCATCGTGCCGGCCCAACGGCCTTCCGCCTCGAGGACGTTCTGGAAACCGTGAGCCACGGCCGAAGGCGGCGGCGGAACCGACGAGAGAAACTTCTCGACGGCTTCCGCAAGCTCTTGGTCTTCCGCCAAGAGCTCCGAGACGCCGTCTTGATCGAGGAGCCACTCGGCAAGATCGGTCCCGCGTCGAAGCGGACGCGGCTGGTGCTCGAGGAAGTCGGCGAGGCCCGGCGCGAGGCCCCGAACGCTCGACGGCGAGTCGAGCTCCACGAGGCCGCGTTCAGCGAGATCCGCAAGGAGGCGTTCGGCGTCGGCGGGCTCGAGGTCGAAAGCGGCGTGGGGCATCGCCGGGAACTCTCATCGCGGAGCACACTTAGTCAAGGCAAAGCGCACGGCCGTAAGCGAAAAAAGATCGGCGCCTGCGGAAAGACGCGCGCGGCAAAGACCGGACCGCGACGCGATCAGCGTTCGAGCGCGAGCGTTGAGGGCCGCGGCGCGCAACAGAGTTCGCGAACGAGATGGAGGCCGGCGTAGGCCGCGAGCTTTTGGACCTGCGTGCGGTCGCCGGGGAACCTTCGCTCCTTCACCACGAGGCCACCGGGCCACGCGACAGCGAGGAAGACGGTGCCGACGGGCTTCTCGTCGCTGCCACCGGAGGGGCCGGCGATGCCCGTCACGGCCAACGCGACGTCGGCGCCAGACACGTGCTTCACGCCCTCGGCCATCGCCGCGGCGACCTCGCTGCTGACGGCGCCGTGGCCACGGATGACCTCCTCGCCGACGCCGAGCATGCGCGTCTTCGCGGTGTTCGCGTAGGTCACTGCGTCGACCACCAAGACCTCGCTCGCGCCGGGCTCTTTGGTGAGCAGGTGCCCAATCAGGCCGCCAGTGCACGACTCGGCGATGGCGAGCTTGTAGCTGCGGCTCCGCAGCTCTCGCCCGAGGACGCCGGCGAAGGTGTCGTCACCCTCGCCGTAAATGACGTCGGCGATGCGCATGCGCACTTCTTGGGTGGCGCGCTCTGCGAGGTCTCGCGCTTCGGACGCCGGCGAGGTGCGCGCCAAGACCTTGACCTCGATCTCAGGAAAGTGAGCTCGATAGCCGATCGTGACGCCGGGGAAGAGCTCTTCGACGCCGCGGAGACGCTCGCCCACGACGCTCTCCGGCAGGCCGAACGTGCGTAGCCGGACTTGGTAGCTCTCCTGCGGCGCCAGCGCGCGGATGCGCGGCACGACTTGCTCGTCGAACATGCGGCGCATCTCCGCCGGGACGCCCGGCATGAAGAACGCGAGCGCCTCGCCGATGCGCACCGAAAAGCCCGGCGCCGTTCCGATGGGGTTCGGCAAGATCTCGGCCCCCGCGGGGAAGTCCGCTTGCTTCATGTTCGAGTCGGACATGGTGCGGCCGAGCCGCTCGAAGCGACGACGGATGGCTTCGAGCGACGGTTCGTCGCGAACCAGCGCCGCACCAAGCATCGTCGCCACAGCGTCGGTCGTCAGGTCGTCGGTCGTGGGCCCGAGGCCGCCGGTGCAGACGAGAACGCGGCAGCCGCGAGCGAGCCGATCGAGCACGCCGAGGATCCTCGGCTTGTCGTCGGCCACGGAGATGTTCTCGACGACCTCGAACCCGAGATCCGTCAGCGCCGCCGAAAGCCACGCGGCGTTGCTGTTGAGGAGCTCGCCACGGACGAGTTCGGTCCCGATGCTCAAGACGGCGGCTGTCATGGGATCCCCGAGGGTAGCCGCAGACCCGGGAGGTCGTCAGCGGACTTTGCGGGTGCCGCTGTAGGTAGCGTGGCTGGGCCGAAAGGGCACAGGCCACGTCGTGTACGGACCTTCACGCCACGGAAAACTCAGCCAAAACTGCGAGGCGAGTCCCTGGCGCGGCGGTTGCTGCGTGGGCTGCCGTGAAGCGCGCAGCTCCCAGAATTGTGCGGACGTTGGTCGCCGTCGCGTTCGCCGCCGGCACCATCGTGCAAGCGCATGCCGCTCATGCGGACGGCTCGCTGCGGCGCTTTCAGGAGCCGCACCGGCCCCCTCCGACGTCATCGTCGAGCTCCTCGTCGTCGGACTCGTCAGAGGACAGCGACGGCTCGACCCACAAGAAGAAGAGCACCGGCGCATCGATCGTCGGTGGCATTCTCTCGGCCCTCTTCTCCGGCGGGTCGGGGTCCCATCAGACCGCGACCGACGACGAGCCGCCGGTGGTCGACGATCGCGCTGAGATTGAGGCCCTCGTGCTCCGCCGACGCCTCGCCACGACGATCTACTCCGACGACGGTGGCAGCGCCTACGTGAGTCCATACCGCCGAGACGAGGGCGCGGACGGCAGCGTGACGGCGCGCCGCGTCGCGTTCCAACGCAACGGCGAGCTGCGCGGCGGTGGCTTCTTCGCGGTGAACGAGGAGGTCGCCTCGCACGACGCCAACTTGAACGGTTTCGTGGGGCTCTTCATGCTCGGCGCCGGTTGGGAGCGCTTCTACGAGCCCAATCGGGCTGCAAAGACCTTCGACACCCTCGACGTGTTTCGTGCGCGCCTCGGGCCCAACGTGCTCGGCGCAACGGTGTCGGCGCTCGAGCTCTACGCACTCGCTGGTGGCTCACTCATGCACGGGTTCGGCGAGACCATCCCGAAGTTCGACCTGGCGCTCGAAGCGCGCGCTTATCCCGTGAGGCCGCTCGCGTTCTACGCCGGCGCGACGACGAGCCTCGGCGCCCACGGCCCACCCATCCTCGACGGGCGCCTCGAAGGAGGCGTATCGCTCGGTCGAGTCGATCTGCGGGCGGGCTTCCGAGCGCTCAAGCAGCAGCCGGAGCAGAGCTTTCTCGGGCCTGTGGTCAGCCTGCAGGTAAGGCTGTAGACCGCACGCATCAAGGTTCGTAGACGCACCGAAGGCCGACGTCGTCGAGTCTTTCGGTCTTCGCGAGCTCGCGTCGCGACCAGGTGCGAAGCTCGGCGGCTAGCTCGGTGCGCCACGAACCACCTCGCACCGCCGCAACGGCGCTCGCCGCATCACCACGGGTCCACTCGGCGACGTTGCCAGCGAGATCGTAAATGCCCGAGGCGGTGGCCCCCGAAGCGTGGGCCCCTACGGTGTCGGCGCCCCCTGCCCCGCGAGCGCAGGGGCCCGTCGCGAGGCCCCAAGCGGCGCGACGGCAAACGGCGCCCGTGTCGCCCCACGGATAGCGCGAGCCGCGAAGGCCCGCCGCCGCAGCGATCCATTGGTCGTCGGTCGGGAGCGCGCCGCCGCGCGCGACGCAAAAGGCTGACGCCTCTTCGTGACCGACCCCCGCCATCGCGCGCAGCCCGTCCTCGGCGGGCTCGCCGTCGGTCTTCGTCGCGGCCTTTTGAGCGCGCTGCCACTCGGCGCGCGTGATCTCGAAGGCGTCGATGGCGAACGTCTTCACCCGAAGCTCGCGGGGCGTCACCTGCCCTTGCGCCTCCCAGTCGGACGGCCCGAGCGTGAGCGTCGTGTCGGGGACGACGACGCGCGAAGGCGGAGCGGAGCAGGCGCCCGAAGCGACGACGAGGGGCGCTGGACACCCTTCGGGGCGGCAGAGCCCTGCGCGGGACGTGAAGCCATCGCCGCAACGCGCCTCGTCGCGCTCGCGCCGCGCGTAGCCAATCGCGAGGGCGACGGCGAGAGCCGCCGCGACGACGATCGCCAGCGTCGCGCGCGAAGGCCGGACCGTCATGGGCGAAGGCCCCTCATCCGCGGACGTCGCAGGCCAAGACGCCGATGCCTTCGATGTCGATTTCGAGGCGATCGCCACCGACCAACGGCCCCACGCCGCTCGGCGTTCCGGTGACGAGCAAGTCGCCCGGCTCGAGCGTCATCATGCGGCTCGCGTAAGCGACGAGCGCTGCGACCGAGAAAACCATCTGGCTCGTCCGACCATCCTGGCGGGTCACGCCGTTGACGCGGCAGCGCACGGCGAGATCACGCGGATCGAGCCGCGTTTCGACGACGGGACCGACGGGACAGAACGTGTCGAAGCCCTTGGCGCGGGACCACTGGCCATCGCTTTTTTGGAGGTCGCGAGCGGTGATGTCCCCGACGCACGTGTAGCCGTAGACGAAGTCGAGCGCCTCTTGCTCGCGGACCGCCTTCGCCCGCGTGCCGATCACGACGCCGAGCTCCGCTTCGTGTTCCACGCGCTTGCTTTCCGCTGGCAGGACGATGGCGTCGCCGGGACCGATCAGCGAAGAGCTCGGCTTCAAGAAGAGGAGCGGCTCCTTGGGCACCTCGTTGCCGAGCTCTTTCGCATGCTCGGCATAGTTGCGACCGACGCAGAGAATCTTGGGCGGCAGGACCGGCGCCAGGAGCCGCTGCGTTCGCCAAGGTAGGGCCGCCCCATCGCGACGGCCCCCAAGCCACGGGGGCGCATCGAGCGGGAACGCCCTGTCGCCATCGATTTCTGCGAACACCGGGCCCGAGGGGAGCGCGAGACGAACGATCTGCACCGCATGCTTGTCTCACGGCGCTCCGAGCGCTTGCAAGGCAGGCGAGGGCGGCGGCGGGCGAAGGCGGCGACGACGGGCAGGCGCGCGAGGCTAGGCGCAGCCGTGGCGCGCCCCTACCATCAGCCCGCCCAAAGCCGCCCATGAACATCCGCCTCGCCTTTTCACCCGACAGCGATGACCTCTTCATGTTCTACGCGCTCGTCGCGGGAAAGATCGACACCGGGGGCCTGACGTTCACCGCCGAGCGTGCCGACACCGAGAGCCTCAACGCGCGCGCCGATGCCGGCGACGTCGACGTGCTCGCCGTCTCGATCGCGCGCTACGCCACCATTCACGAGCGCTACCAGCTGCTGCCCCACGGCGCGTCCGTTGGTCGAGGCTATGGGCCCGTTGTTGTGACCGTGCCCGGCGGAGCCACGTCGCTCGACGACCTCCGCGAGAAGCGTGTCGGAATCCCGGGCGCACGCACGACGGCGGCGCTGGTGCTCCGCATCTTGATGGGCGCGCGTCCGTATGAGCCGGTGGTGCTCCCCATCTCGCCTTACGCCCGAACCTTTGAGGCGTTGCGCGGCGGCGAGGTCGCGGCGGCGTTGCTCATCCACGAGGGTCGCTTGACCTACGAGCGCGAAGGATTCGCCCGCGTGCTCGACATCGGCGAAGCGTGGGCCTCGCAAACCGGCGGCTTGCCCCTTCCGCTCGGCGGCAACGTCATCCGCCGCGACCTCGGCGCGCCGCTCATCGCCAAGGTTTCAGACCTCTGCCGTAAGTCCATCGAGTGGGCCATCGCGCACCACGACGAGGTGGCCCAGGCGCTGCTCGCGGCCGATGAGCGCGCCGACGTGGGCCTCGACGCGGGCCTCCTCAATCGGTACCTCGCGATGTACGCGAACGAGGACACGCGCGACATGCGCGAAGACGTCGTCCGGGCGATGGCCGAGCTCTTCCGTCGCGGCGCCGACGCAGGGGTCTTTCTGGGGAATGTGCCCCTCGATTTGGCCCCGTGAAGCTGCGACGCGACAGACCTCACGCGACCAAACCAGGTCCATCCCGGCCCGCGGGGCGGGGGCCCCT
Proteins encoded:
- a CDS encoding cyclic nucleotide-binding domain-containing protein — its product is MAHTTERSSQRGIPVDPPVAAAQLRDIGLFGALFEDVLEYLARSLKAQRVGAGDAIFREGDAAREMYVVLDGELEVLKSSRRGRATRIAILGPGDCFGEMSLIDVQTRSATVRALGPTRLLRITTEDLDALYRHDLKAYALITLNIARNLSRRLRVTDGILADIAASVMDEYVVSRAAKP
- a CDS encoding fumarylacetoacetate hydrolase family protein, which gives rise to MQIVRLALPSGPVFAEIDGDRAFPLDAPPWLGGRRDGAALPWRTQRLLAPVLPPKILCVGRNYAEHAKELGNEVPKEPLLFLKPSSSLIGPGDAIVLPAESKRVEHEAELGVVIGTRAKAVREQEALDFVYGYTCVGDITARDLQKSDGQWSRAKGFDTFCPVGPVVETRLDPRDLAVRCRVNGVTRQDGRTSQMVFSVAALVAYASRMMTLEPGDLLVTGTPSGVGPLVGGDRLEIDIEGIGVLACDVRG
- a CDS encoding ABC transporter substrate-binding protein, giving the protein MNIRLAFSPDSDDLFMFYALVAGKIDTGGLTFTAERADTESLNARADAGDVDVLAVSIARYATIHERYQLLPHGASVGRGYGPVVVTVPGGATSLDDLREKRVGIPGARTTAALVLRILMGARPYEPVVLPISPYARTFEALRGGEVAAALLIHEGRLTYEREGFARVLDIGEAWASQTGGLPLPLGGNVIRRDLGAPLIAKVSDLCRKSIEWAIAHHDEVAQALLAADERADVGLDAGLLNRYLAMYANEDTRDMREDVVRAMAELFRRGADAGVFLGNVPLDLAP
- a CDS encoding competence/damage-inducible protein A; amino-acid sequence: MTAAVLSIGTELVRGELLNSNAAWLSAALTDLGFEVVENISVADDKPRILGVLDRLARGCRVLVCTGGLGPTTDDLTTDAVATMLGAALVRDEPSLEAIRRRFERLGRTMSDSNMKQADFPAGAEILPNPIGTAPGFSVRIGEALAFFMPGVPAEMRRMFDEQVVPRIRALAPQESYQVRLRTFGLPESVVGERLRGVEELFPGVTIGYRAHFPEIEVKVLARTSPASEARDLAERATQEVRMRIADVIYGEGDDTFAGVLGRELRSRSYKLAIAESCTGGLIGHLLTKEPGASEVLVVDAVTYANTAKTRMLGVGEEVIRGHGAVSSEVAAAMAEGVKHVSGADVALAVTGIAGPSGGSDEKPVGTVFLAVAWPGGLVVKERRFPGDRTQVQKLAAYAGLHLVRELCCAPRPSTLALER
- a CDS encoding ATP-binding cassette domain-containing protein — encoded protein: MLATMLANTPGTMASAPPTPLVPARATLEAEALVKRVPDGRGRRTVVDGVSLRVDRGELLVLQGQSGSGKTTLLAMLGAMLAPTSGEVRIDGVATSRLRDAHKSEVRRRNVGFVFQDAQLLRGLSVRANVLLSCVPDGESRADRERAEALLARFELTPLVGAKAAVRSGGEAARVAMCRALVRDPAIVLLDEPTAHLDEGASRRLAEDLATLTEEGRAIVVATHDPRLVDGLTRTVPRARVRVESLQNGRLTGDA
- a CDS encoding ribulose-phosphate 3-epimerase; protein product: MLAAVLIAPSILSADWTRLGEEVARVEAAGADWLHLDVMDGRFVPNITIGPPVVKALRRITKLPLDVHLMIVEPERYVEAFAEAGADTITVHVEASTHLHRTLQSIRALKKRAGVTLNPATSHETLRYALDQADLVLVMSVNPGFGGQSFLELVLPKVRAIREMIDQTGRPIDLEIDGGIDARTAALAAEAGARVFVAGNAVFSRPDTAEAIRGIRDSALRGAANAGPA
- a CDS encoding GNAT family N-acetyltransferase, giving the protein MRTRRITKGDFDRIVEVIDHWWGGPISTFAHPIFFYELGARALIAEDPDEGMIGFLLGFVAAEPVSTGYVHLVGINPDYRRRGVGRLLYETFTDECRAAGCERMKAITTRGYEGSIQFHLALGWDSVEVSDYAGPGRARMVFSRTLGSPRG
- a CDS encoding SUMF1/EgtB/PvdO family nonheme iron enzyme, yielding MTVRPSRATLAIVVAAALAVALAIGYARRERDEARCGDGFTSRAGLCRPEGCPAPLVVASGACSAPPSRVVVPDTTLTLGPSDWEAQGQVTPRELRVKTFAIDAFEITRAEWQRAQKAATKTDGEPAEDGLRAMAGVGHEEASAFCVARGGALPTDDQWIAAAAGLRGSRYPWGDTGAVCRRAAWGLATGPCARGAGGADTVGAHASGATASGIYDLAGNVAEWTRGDAASAVAAVRGGSWRTELAAELRTWSRRELAKTERLDDVGLRCVYEP